One Rhizoctonia solani chromosome 2, complete sequence DNA segment encodes these proteins:
- a CDS encoding Enoyl-(Acyl carrier protein) reductase produces the protein MSPSVSHLVADHNEVEKSVIVTGASQGIGLAIAERMSRDGFGVILNDIEFKSNQGLSAAKKISAVTGKPVIFMAGDVSNEKDVDALVERAVAEFGGLDVMIANAGVCTVNSLMDTSLDEWNLNMNVNALGVLYCYRSAARQMIKQGRGGRLIGASTFTCFKIALEWAPYKITANCYSGGCVNTDMHIGAAQVVSERMNLPKEMLLKGAYSNVPLGYCGQPDDFTGLVSFLASPASHYITGQTIGVDGGLQMN, from the exons ATGTCTCCCTCCG TCAGTCATCTTGTAGCTGATCATAATGAAGTCGAGAAGTCTGTGATTGTTACCGGCGCATCACAGG GAATCGGCCTAGCTATAGCAGAAA GAATGTCTCGGGACGGATTCGGTGTGATACTCAACGATATCGAATTCAAATCAAATCAAGGCCTTTCGGCggccaagaaaatctccgcTGTTACCGGAAAGCCTGTGATCTTTATGGCAGGGGATGTGTCGAATGAGAAGGACGTCGATGCCCTGGTAGAACGGGCAGTAGCTGAGTTCGGAGGACTCGACGTG ATGATAGCCAATGCAGGTGTCTGCACGGTCAACTCATTGATGGATA CTTCATTAGACGAGTGGAATCTGAACATGAACGTTAATGCTTTGGGAGTTTTATACTGTTATCGCTCTGCCGCTAGGCAGATGATCAAACAGGGCCGTGGAGGGAGATTGATTGGTGCATCCACC TTTACATGCTTCAAAATAGCATTGGAATGGGCTCCTTACAAGATCACTGCTAACTGCTATTCTGGTGGTTGCGTCAACACAGATATGC ACATTGGTGCTGCTCAAGTTGTCAGCGAGCGCATGAACCTTCCGAAAGAAATGTTACTGAAGGGG GCATATTCGAATGTCCCCCTTGGTTATTGCGGCCAGCCTGATGATTTCACTGGCCTGGTTTCTTTCCTAGCTTCTCCGGCCTCGCACTACATAACTG GGCAAACGATCGGGGTAGACGGTGGTTTACAAATGAATTAA
- a CDS encoding peroxidase family 2 domain protein: MSSFQRATRVRMGHRNEDCGEERMDLGHLYAYTRPTYEYRLSFNATQRQRVHPNLAREQKALLSLYSPPYTTTCWHNMGIVSFFSGLADPLLSLGYLLYLLGWDAGLHLSNYILPKKQPGAVIAKGVGGHGGKWGEFRPPGPDDARSPCPAINALANHGVLPRNGKGITWQANCWKELGEAVGATYNLSPTLCIQVPWLTAKFLFAGRDWEGKMTLDDLNAHGAIEHDASYTRADIKWQPNQGVPDVDIIRGLYETAGFDMDKLRPTDTFKLEHFSKYLAYRRAHSKVFNNQYIMNRNGKTFGCANSAIAFDVFGGNAADLKTWFIEERMPDGWEPRNLTRNGFTIARLNTLYVSPSTSRPHPVAPVRSTGGTSDPHYLSLNQSYVLMPILTGFSKSSEAFRAREI, encoded by the exons ATGTCTTCCTTTCAGAGGGCAACTCGCGTCCGAATGGGCCACCGCAACGAGGATTGCGGTGAAGAGCGAATGGACCTCGGACACCTTTATGCATATACTCGCCCA ACATATGAATACCGCCTGTCATTCAATGCTACCCAGAGACAACGTGTTCACCCCAACTTGGCGCGTGAACAAAAGGCGTTGTTATCTCTCTACTCACCACCCTACACCACAACTTGTTGGCACAACATGGGCATCGTCTCTTTTTTCAGCGGGCTCGCCGATCCTTTACTTTCCCTTGGTTATTTGCTGTATCTCTTAGGTTGGGATGCTGGCCTACACCTATCAAACTACATCCTTCCTAAGAAGCAGCCCGGAGCTGTTATAGCAAA GGGTGTGGGTGGCCATGGAGGGAAATGGGGAGAATTCCGACCTCCTGGCCCGGACGACGCACGCTCACCTTGTCCGGCGATCAATGCATTGGCCAATCACG GTGTTTTGCCTCGTAACGGGAAAGGAATAACATGGCAAGCTAATTGCTG GAAAGAGCTGGGCGAAGCCGtaggtgctacctacaacctCTCTCCAACTCTTTGCATCCAAGTTCCTTGGCTTACTGCCAAGTTCTTGTTCGCGGGACGGGACTGGGAAGGGAAGATGACCCTGGATGATCTCAATGCGCATGGCGCAATTGAGCATGACGCCAGCTATACTC GCGCCGATATCAAGTGGCAGCCCAACCAAGGAGTGCCAGACGTGGATATTATCCGTGGGTTGTACGAGACGGCGGGATTCGACATGGATAA ACTCAGACCCACGGACACCTTCAAGTTGGAGCACTTCTCGAAGTATCTTGCTTACAGGAGAGCCCACTCCAAGGTTTTTAATAACCAATATATTATGAACCGAAATGGCAAGACGTTCGGTTGTGCCAATTCGGCAATTGCTTTTGATG TTTTCGGAGGTAATGCCGCGGACCTCAAAACATGGTTTATAGAGGAGCGTATGCCAGATGGCTGGGAACCCAGAAACCTGACCAGGAATGGGTTTACCATTGCAAGGCTAAACACGTTGTACGTATCTCCCTCTACCTCTCGACCGCACCCCGTTGCCCCTGTCCGGTCCACGGGAGGCACTTCCGACCCCCATTATTTATCGCTAAATCAAAGTTATGTGCTGATGCCTATCTTGACAGGGTTTTCCAAATCGAGCGAGGCATTTCGCGCGAGGGAAATTTAG